One Alteromonas sp. KC3 DNA segment encodes these proteins:
- a CDS encoding winged helix-turn-helix domain-containing protein: MDASVYFELNGFTFNRVENTIEKSGAVVKLTNKVSEVLALLLNANDGVVTRDKLLEEVWPQRFGADESLSRVISDLRKKLESLEPGLSSAVETIPKRGYKFNTSVINPTQCKTVIAKKPTSLEWLRYTAYIVTTFLIVTLLSVYFYHETKEPELALDGVAVLTFDDLSNDPNLKSLPIGITEEILHILANETGLRVIARKSSHYFSEKSLPVNEIARELRVRFIVQGTIQYQDNIVKISTRIIDGKNGELISNAGFSFNGTNIFNIQRDVARSIAMTTSSLSIAAQQTNEQYNIEYNDQLQFLSLKASLLNLAPENLEALQNDVQQLVNRNPDFQDAQFLLSSILSIRANWVQIEEAVAHEVSSTILKGKEESNELNALFWFAKAMMISPRATTPRSGDAKQALKYFDKAYRLEPHDTLILEWYILILHMAGQADYAKQLAEDKLERDPFNSTLLDGLAMYHYAHGQYDLSRKYALRLSAVDQLSPEGPNRLAYIHIVKNEIVDADVQAQECLERSIRFMNCWVHKAEVHENAGEKQILNQIYEVMKKLAPPVTKAMTLHQLNHSESVDKIKRIEAYLSSVKEYDFNVGFFSQVYLYALTQVPNGQQARYVDLALSKVSGGQALLFRRLLYPNDVSNELPIVEEVTRALENKQRSRYYDYYLAQLYTQMGQYDDALNILANLINNSAVPASFERFYGIESDPFLKRMKEIPRFRMLLEKQEENKLALKLAISDTNKTTNLIERAKAL; the protein is encoded by the coding sequence ATGGATGCTTCTGTTTATTTTGAATTAAATGGATTTACTTTTAATCGAGTTGAAAACACGATTGAAAAAAGTGGGGCGGTCGTAAAACTAACCAACAAAGTTTCAGAAGTACTTGCATTGTTGTTAAACGCCAATGATGGGGTGGTTACGCGAGATAAATTGCTAGAGGAAGTTTGGCCTCAAAGGTTCGGCGCTGATGAGTCGCTCTCTAGGGTTATTTCTGATCTCAGAAAAAAACTTGAGTCATTAGAGCCAGGTTTGAGCTCTGCTGTTGAAACTATTCCTAAGCGAGGCTACAAATTCAATACTTCAGTTATCAATCCAACGCAGTGTAAAACTGTTATTGCGAAGAAGCCTACTTCATTAGAGTGGCTTCGCTACACAGCGTATATTGTAACTACGTTTCTCATAGTAACTTTACTGAGTGTCTATTTTTATCACGAAACTAAAGAACCTGAACTAGCGCTTGATGGTGTTGCGGTGCTCACGTTTGATGACCTTTCAAATGACCCTAATTTAAAGAGTCTACCGATTGGGATTACAGAGGAAATACTTCATATACTCGCGAATGAGACTGGCTTGCGCGTCATAGCTCGAAAATCATCGCACTACTTTTCGGAAAAATCATTACCTGTCAATGAGATAGCTAGAGAGTTGAGGGTGCGCTTTATAGTGCAAGGGACCATTCAGTACCAAGACAATATTGTGAAAATATCAACAAGAATAATTGATGGTAAAAATGGAGAACTCATATCCAATGCGGGCTTTTCATTTAATGGTACGAACATCTTCAATATTCAACGTGATGTCGCCCGAAGTATTGCGATGACAACATCGTCATTATCGATCGCAGCTCAGCAGACAAATGAACAATACAATATTGAATATAATGACCAACTGCAATTTTTGTCATTGAAGGCCAGCCTTCTTAACTTAGCACCTGAAAACCTTGAAGCTTTACAAAACGATGTTCAGCAATTGGTAAACAGAAATCCTGATTTCCAAGATGCACAATTTTTACTGTCTAGTATTCTTAGCATACGCGCTAACTGGGTACAGATTGAAGAAGCTGTCGCGCATGAGGTGTCATCAACAATTTTAAAAGGTAAAGAAGAGTCAAATGAGTTAAATGCACTTTTTTGGTTTGCCAAAGCCATGATGATTAGCCCAAGGGCCACAACGCCAAGAAGTGGAGATGCTAAGCAAGCACTCAAGTATTTTGACAAAGCCTATCGTTTAGAACCACATGATACCCTTATTTTGGAATGGTACATACTAATACTGCATATGGCAGGACAAGCGGATTACGCTAAACAACTCGCTGAAGATAAACTAGAACGCGATCCGTTCAACAGCACACTGCTAGATGGGCTTGCAATGTATCACTACGCACATGGGCAGTATGATTTATCTAGAAAGTACGCATTGCGATTAAGTGCCGTTGACCAGCTAAGCCCAGAGGGTCCAAATCGGTTGGCCTATATCCATATAGTGAAAAATGAAATCGTTGATGCAGATGTTCAAGCACAAGAGTGTCTTGAGCGCAGTATACGATTCATGAATTGTTGGGTACACAAAGCAGAAGTTCATGAAAATGCCGGTGAAAAGCAAATTCTCAATCAAATTTACGAAGTAATGAAAAAACTCGCACCACCGGTAACAAAAGCAATGACTTTGCATCAGCTCAATCACAGTGAGTCAGTAGATAAAATCAAGCGTATTGAAGCGTATTTAAGTAGTGTTAAAGAATACGACTTCAATGTTGGCTTCTTTTCTCAAGTATATCTTTATGCGTTAACACAAGTTCCTAATGGACAACAAGCTCGCTATGTTGACCTTGCTTTGTCAAAAGTATCAGGCGGTCAAGCGCTCTTGTTCAGAAGACTACTTTATCCTAATGATGTCAGCAATGAATTACCGATAGTCGAAGAGGTTACGCGAGCGTTGGAAAACAAGCAACGAAGTCGCTATTACGACTATTACTTAGCGCAGCTTTATACTCAGATGGGCCAATATGATGATGCGCTTAACATATTGGCAAACTTGATAAACAACAGCGCTGTTCCTGCGAGTTTTGAACGTTTTTATGGTATCGAGAGCGACCCGTTCTTAAAAAGAATGAAAGAAATACCGAGGTTTAGAATGCTCTTAGAAAAACAAGAAGAAAATAAACTCGCACTGAAGCTGGCTATCTCAGATACCAATAAAACGACTAACCTTATAGAACGCGCCAAGGCACTATAA
- a CDS encoding GFA family protein translates to MKGRCHCNAVKFTISKNIKTILNCHCDLCRKANGSAFSTYVVVASNEFVKECGDLKAIQLSDNASKHVCLNCATPIFNENPKYAGLKIVYLGALDKANQLVPLVDTYCESQLKWLSELGSLRKMEKGFG, encoded by the coding sequence ATGAAGGGAAGATGTCATTGTAATGCAGTGAAGTTCACAATTTCAAAAAATATTAAGACCATTCTAAATTGCCACTGTGATCTTTGTAGAAAGGCGAACGGAAGTGCATTTTCAACTTATGTCGTGGTCGCCAGTAATGAGTTTGTAAAGGAATGTGGTGATCTGAAAGCGATTCAGCTTTCTGACAATGCTAGTAAACACGTGTGCTTAAATTGTGCTACGCCTATTTTTAACGAAAATCCTAAGTATGCTGGTCTTAAGATCGTTTATTTAGGTGCGTTGGATAAGGCAAACCAATTAGTACCCTTAGTTGATACCTATTGCGAATCGCAACTCAAATGGCTAAGTGAGTTAGGAAGCTTGAGAAAAATGGAGAAGGGTTTCGGATAG
- a CDS encoding DUF3718 domain-containing protein, whose product MLKIVKTSLVIAASTLAFSNAAQADDINEALANICTIVQADDKGELRKKMRRVQSDFKLKLRDYYTGISCGGQSLIRTALTNNAVEVGTLLVKKMPSKDLQEPESDGKTLQAWIAEQGLQSSPISAELNERI is encoded by the coding sequence ATGTTGAAAATCGTTAAAACTTCTCTAGTAATCGCCGCTTCTACTCTAGCTTTTTCTAATGCAGCACAAGCTGATGACATTAACGAGGCACTAGCAAACATTTGCACCATCGTACAAGCAGACGACAAAGGTGAATTACGCAAAAAAATGCGTCGTGTACAGTCAGACTTCAAGTTGAAATTACGCGATTACTACACTGGCATTTCATGTGGCGGTCAAAGCCTGATAAGAACAGCATTAACTAACAATGCCGTTGAAGTAGGAACACTTCTTGTTAAAAAAATGCCGAGTAAAGATCTTCAAGAGCCTGAATCTGACGGTAAGACACTACAAGCGTGGATTGCAGAGCAAGGTTTACAATCGTCGCCAATTTCAGCTGAGTTAAACGAGCGAATCTAA
- a CDS encoding amidohydrolase family protein, producing the protein MTTLRIKLVTALTLTMFPLSVFSSQQYTGPIIDVHIHAYEDGSPLFDLQHPPTLRGKTYQPAKSALHLKQEVLKRFHKYNIVKAIVTSGELWLGDAPDTILVANAAKPISILKKQHELGYLDVIAEVAPFYEGKRLDHPSLEGYFKLAEALGIPIGVHIFPGGPNFGLHYLPEMLEGMRAFNASPKQIEKLLVAYPKLKLYIMHGGWPFIEDLKSLLYMHPNVYVDIAVVNWILPEKEVINYITALTDAGFGNRILYGSDQMVWPDIIDDAIATINESKALSLQQKADIFYNNAAKFLGLTSRQISQHSAIK; encoded by the coding sequence ATGACTACTCTTCGTATAAAATTGGTGACCGCCTTAACACTCACTATGTTTCCGTTATCAGTATTTTCTTCACAACAATATACGGGACCTATCATTGATGTACATATTCACGCCTATGAGGACGGCAGCCCGTTGTTTGACTTACAACACCCTCCTACGCTCCGAGGCAAAACCTACCAACCAGCTAAAAGCGCTTTACACCTCAAACAAGAGGTACTGAAGCGATTTCATAAATACAATATCGTAAAAGCAATTGTGACTTCAGGTGAACTGTGGTTAGGCGATGCACCAGATACTATCTTGGTTGCTAATGCTGCAAAACCAATTTCAATATTAAAGAAACAGCATGAGCTTGGTTATTTGGATGTTATCGCTGAAGTAGCACCGTTTTATGAGGGCAAAAGACTGGACCATCCTTCACTTGAGGGTTATTTCAAACTTGCAGAAGCGCTTGGTATTCCAATTGGAGTGCATATTTTTCCTGGAGGTCCTAACTTTGGCTTGCACTATTTACCCGAAATGCTAGAAGGTATGCGTGCATTTAATGCATCTCCAAAGCAAATAGAAAAATTGTTAGTGGCCTACCCGAAATTAAAGCTGTACATAATGCACGGAGGTTGGCCCTTTATTGAAGACTTAAAGTCACTGTTATACATGCACCCCAACGTTTATGTTGATATTGCTGTTGTTAATTGGATCCTTCCAGAAAAAGAAGTTATTAATTATATAACAGCACTAACTGATGCGGGTTTTGGAAACCGTATCTTGTACGGGAGTGATCAGATGGTGTGGCCCGATATCATTGATGATGCAATAGCAACAATAAACGAGAGTAAAGCGCTATCGCTTCAGCAAAAAGCCGACATTTTTTATAATAACGCTGCGAAATTTTTAGGGCTAACGAGTAGACAAATCAGCCAGCATAGCGCTATTAAATAA
- a CDS encoding alpha/beta fold hydrolase, with the protein MEKRKLYDHFLEVQGHSIHYLSNTYENAVDTESTRPLLVFLHGFPENAHAWEELIAHLPKRFDVVAPDLPGYYKSEPLSSIEDYSVPMLLTRIAAFVELVGRKRQVVLVGHDWGGAIAWPLAAFHSQLFSKLIIMNAAHPSTFTSLLKTSRTQRLKSQYIQQLIADDAHETLVQSDFSLLRNMLGDALFSSDKRYADTLLSGWKNSDTLRAMLNYYKNMPQAIPSTDADDNELAALRVPNIRIVIPTLVLWGKNDDAFDISILDGLPNYVEELTVHQHNEATHWIHREQAQWAAGHINKFVV; encoded by the coding sequence ATGGAAAAGCGAAAATTATACGATCATTTCTTAGAAGTTCAGGGCCATAGTATTCATTATCTCAGTAATACCTATGAAAATGCTGTCGACACTGAAAGTACGCGCCCCTTATTAGTTTTTTTACATGGCTTCCCCGAAAACGCACATGCTTGGGAGGAGCTTATTGCGCATCTTCCTAAGCGTTTCGATGTCGTTGCACCAGATTTACCTGGTTACTACAAATCTGAACCACTTTCCTCCATAGAAGACTATAGCGTTCCCATGCTGCTAACGCGCATTGCTGCTTTCGTTGAATTAGTTGGGCGTAAAAGACAAGTTGTGCTTGTAGGTCATGACTGGGGCGGCGCCATTGCATGGCCTTTAGCCGCTTTTCATTCACAGTTGTTTTCGAAACTTATCATTATGAATGCCGCACACCCTTCTACATTTACATCACTTTTAAAAACAAGTAGAACGCAGCGACTAAAAAGTCAGTATATACAACAACTTATTGCTGATGATGCTCATGAAACGCTAGTGCAGTCAGATTTTTCGTTGTTACGAAACATGCTAGGCGATGCCTTGTTTTCAAGCGACAAACGCTATGCTGATACATTGTTATCTGGCTGGAAAAACAGCGATACGTTAAGAGCAATGCTCAATTACTACAAAAATATGCCGCAAGCTATTCCATCAACTGATGCTGATGACAATGAGCTTGCTGCTTTACGTGTTCCGAATATTAGGATTGTGATACCGACGCTGGTGTTGTGGGGCAAAAACGACGACGCATTCGATATAAGCATTCTTGATGGTTTACCCAACTATGTGGAAGAACTTACTGTTCACCAACACAATGAAGCAACGCATTGGATCCATCGGGAGCAGGCACAGTGGGCTGCAGGTCATATTAATAAATTTGTTGTTTAG
- a CDS encoding GAF domain-containing protein, with protein sequence MIDPFTELSMTLANPDVALPDFLKAVCLAVKKAIPNADRVSLWQFNEGNESISCLALLNAGGFSQPTNLVYQRSDYPAYFDAILEKLSILALDARNHPDTSCFAEGYFEEESVHSMMDYVFDNAFSPFGIICCESTGQCALWGDEEVNELKRIARIVSIFSNIRHLSN encoded by the coding sequence GTGATAGACCCGTTTACAGAATTAAGTATGACATTGGCTAATCCTGATGTTGCATTACCTGATTTTTTAAAAGCAGTATGTCTGGCGGTAAAAAAAGCGATCCCCAACGCTGACCGTGTTAGCCTTTGGCAATTCAACGAAGGAAACGAAAGTATTTCTTGTTTGGCCTTATTAAACGCTGGAGGCTTTTCTCAACCCACAAATTTAGTCTATCAGCGCAGCGATTATCCTGCTTATTTCGATGCAATTTTGGAAAAACTCTCTATTTTGGCACTTGATGCAAGAAACCATCCCGACACTTCTTGTTTCGCAGAGGGGTACTTTGAGGAAGAGTCAGTTCATTCAATGATGGACTATGTATTTGACAATGCCTTTTCTCCATTTGGCATAATATGTTGTGAGTCAACGGGGCAATGTGCATTGTGGGGCGATGAAGAGGTAAATGAGCTCAAACGTATAGCGCGTATTGTTTCCATCTTTTCAAACATTCGTCACTTAAGTAATTAA
- a CDS encoding DUF3718 domain-containing protein, translated as MLKIVKTSLVIAASSLAFSNAAQANDINEALANICTIVQADDKGELRKKMRSVQSDYKMKLRDYYSGISCNGQSLIRTALSSNAVEVGTLLVKKMPSKDLQAPEADGKTLSAWIDEQGLQGSPIAAELNGRI; from the coding sequence ATGTTGAAAATCGTTAAAACTTCTCTAGTAATTGCAGCATCATCTTTAGCTTTTTCTAACGCGGCGCAGGCCAATGACATCAACGAAGCACTAGCAAATATCTGCACCATCGTTCAAGCAGATGACAAAGGCGAGCTTCGTAAGAAAATGCGTAGCGTACAGTCTGACTATAAAATGAAACTACGCGATTACTACTCTGGCATTTCATGCAACGGTCAAAGCTTGATCCGCACAGCGCTGTCAAGCAACGCAGTAGAAGTTGGTACACTTTTGGTTAAGAAGATGCCAAGTAAAGATTTACAAGCACCTGAAGCAGATGGCAAAACATTATCTGCTTGGATTGACGAGCAGGGTCTACAGGGCTCACCGATTGCGGCAGAACTTAACGGCCGAATCTAA
- a CDS encoding DUF3857 domain-containing transglutaminase family protein, with product MKSVFTFVVIVVGLFSFGALSAETEGYRNTPTPDWVKKRVLDTTTPIPVDLISSGVFYRVVDDQIKVTSEGEKQYYTRIAQTVANAKGLDGSSQIEIHFDPTYESLLIHDISVVRDGERVSRLESADISLFNSEQDFERRIYDGTITYNAILDDVLVGDTVDFSYSIIGSNPVYRGIFSTGRTLVWNIPVEDQYHRVLWGKSSPLYVSQRNGQTPVTKTQSDGFTDYSVHIEMVPPQQFDNQSPDWFLPRHQINYTEMPSWQAVNEWAMTLYQDLGVDDSVKAIAQDIKNQTASTEAQLAKALSYVQNNIRYVGIEIGANSHIPTPSKDTLRLKYGDCKDKSVLLLAIMRELGITGFPALVNTEIGKSLDTLPPAVTRFDHVIVNAIIDDKSLWLDPTMTDQFGPLDNLYQPDFGYALVVRENEKSLTQMNATSISNIDVIETYVIPKDIKENAQLYVKSQYLGWQAQRIVSNYEEDGAASLEKQYLEYYQRAFPNAAVATPLSLVVNAENGRATLNEHYVIENAFTESEHGFEMDFYATDVRNQLTKPKVINRNAPYARSFPMDVANTIKLQFADDSWAFDDEEFSEDNPYFNYQYSATYKDKTLTLSYQYSAKKDHVPADEIEEYLAARDRARDYSSYSIIWYKRNSSSDTAPSSTIENTNTFDEFAFLGYLAIALIVLFILMLIDWRLAATSRNDSEHLRFQVVPLPKFLLMGIFTFGLYCHYWVYRNWFLIEKQDNKGTWPIARGIFAPFWLYPLYCKLKQHADNESDSPSLFPTHIGILTAALYFVMYFTVNTIDAAGAVILETDLLSVSIILSMLLPLPFVPYIRYINKVYASHNQDCKNGAKIGFRHVLISAICFPFLMLSMGQLLNILPSGDVVEGSDLWSHDIAFMYRENLIEGTEQIQYFYSDAILLNQLDGNGYTDKKVFSYWIDDEVGLVSEFASYKDIKDIEVDYSDDKLEVTTIKIVREDDSDFLLYVYSSTGKDNLFIDALMSNWKTKKGNKT from the coding sequence ATGAAATCAGTCTTTACCTTTGTTGTTATTGTTGTTGGTTTATTCTCGTTTGGGGCGTTAAGCGCAGAAACTGAAGGTTATCGCAATACCCCTACCCCAGACTGGGTAAAAAAACGCGTGCTTGACACCACCACGCCAATTCCTGTGGACCTTATTTCTAGCGGCGTTTTCTATCGTGTGGTTGACGATCAAATAAAGGTAACAAGCGAGGGAGAAAAGCAATACTACACGCGAATTGCACAAACAGTCGCTAACGCAAAAGGGTTGGATGGCAGTTCGCAGATTGAAATTCACTTTGATCCCACTTATGAATCACTTTTGATCCACGATATTAGCGTTGTAAGAGACGGTGAACGTGTTAGTCGATTAGAAAGTGCTGATATTTCTTTATTCAACAGCGAGCAAGATTTTGAGCGTCGCATCTACGATGGCACAATCACTTACAATGCAATTTTAGACGATGTTTTAGTTGGCGATACGGTTGACTTTAGCTATTCAATTATTGGCAGTAACCCCGTCTATCGAGGTATTTTTTCAACTGGCCGCACACTAGTATGGAATATTCCGGTAGAAGACCAATACCATCGTGTTTTGTGGGGTAAATCCTCCCCTCTCTACGTAAGCCAGCGAAACGGACAGACCCCAGTTACGAAAACGCAAAGCGACGGTTTCACCGATTACAGCGTACATATCGAAATGGTGCCTCCACAGCAATTCGACAACCAGTCACCTGATTGGTTTTTACCGCGCCATCAAATAAATTATACCGAGATGCCCAGCTGGCAAGCCGTTAATGAGTGGGCCATGACCTTGTATCAAGATTTAGGTGTGGACGACTCTGTCAAAGCAATCGCACAAGACATTAAAAACCAGACTGCATCCACAGAAGCGCAATTAGCAAAAGCGCTGAGCTACGTTCAAAACAACATACGCTACGTAGGAATAGAGATAGGTGCAAATTCTCACATACCGACACCATCGAAGGACACATTACGTCTAAAATATGGCGACTGCAAAGACAAGTCAGTATTGCTTCTTGCCATTATGCGTGAGCTTGGTATTACTGGATTCCCTGCATTGGTTAACACCGAAATAGGTAAGTCCCTCGATACGCTCCCCCCTGCAGTGACGCGCTTTGACCATGTTATTGTCAACGCAATTATTGACGATAAATCACTTTGGCTCGACCCAACAATGACAGATCAATTCGGGCCATTAGATAACCTCTATCAACCTGACTTTGGGTACGCATTGGTAGTGAGAGAAAATGAAAAATCACTCACACAAATGAATGCCACAAGCATTTCAAATATTGATGTTATAGAGACCTACGTTATTCCAAAAGACATCAAAGAGAACGCACAATTATATGTAAAGTCACAGTATTTAGGCTGGCAAGCGCAGCGCATTGTTTCTAATTATGAGGAAGACGGTGCAGCAAGCCTAGAAAAGCAATATCTTGAGTACTATCAACGTGCATTTCCTAACGCAGCCGTGGCAACGCCACTTTCTTTGGTTGTCAACGCCGAAAACGGTAGGGCGACGCTCAATGAGCACTATGTAATTGAAAACGCTTTTACAGAAAGTGAACATGGTTTCGAAATGGATTTTTACGCAACCGACGTGCGTAATCAACTGACTAAACCTAAAGTGATAAACCGCAACGCTCCCTACGCTCGCTCATTTCCAATGGACGTTGCTAATACGATAAAATTACAATTCGCTGACGACTCGTGGGCATTTGATGACGAGGAATTCTCTGAAGATAATCCGTACTTTAATTATCAATACAGTGCAACTTACAAAGATAAAACCCTTACGCTTTCGTATCAGTACAGTGCTAAAAAAGACCACGTTCCTGCCGATGAAATAGAAGAATATCTCGCAGCGAGAGACCGAGCTAGAGACTACTCAAGCTATAGTATTATTTGGTATAAGCGTAACAGTTCTTCCGACACAGCGCCCTCTTCAACCATTGAAAACACAAACACCTTTGATGAGTTTGCATTCTTAGGCTACCTCGCCATCGCGCTTATTGTACTTTTCATTTTAATGCTTATTGATTGGCGTTTAGCAGCCACATCTCGCAATGACAGTGAGCACTTGCGGTTTCAAGTCGTTCCACTTCCCAAATTTTTGCTAATGGGCATATTTACGTTTGGCTTATATTGTCACTATTGGGTTTATAGGAATTGGTTTTTAATAGAAAAACAAGATAACAAAGGCACCTGGCCAATTGCTCGAGGGATATTTGCACCGTTTTGGCTATATCCTCTTTACTGTAAACTGAAACAACATGCTGATAACGAGTCAGATTCACCATCATTGTTTCCAACTCATATTGGCATACTTACAGCGGCGCTCTATTTTGTTATGTATTTTACAGTAAATACGATAGACGCAGCTGGAGCGGTTATACTTGAGACAGACCTACTCAGCGTCAGTATCATTTTATCAATGCTGCTTCCCTTACCTTTCGTACCTTATATTCGCTATATCAACAAAGTATACGCATCACACAACCAAGACTGTAAAAACGGAGCCAAAATAGGTTTTAGGCATGTGTTGATTAGCGCTATATGCTTTCCATTTCTTATGCTTAGCATGGGGCAATTATTGAATATTCTCCCTTCAGGTGATGTTGTTGAAGGAAGTGATTTATGGTCTCACGATATCGCCTTTATGTATCGCGAAAATCTTATCGAGGGAACAGAGCAAATTCAGTATTTTTATAGTGACGCAATACTTTTAAACCAATTAGATGGAAATGGTTATACCGACAAAAAAGTCTTTTCTTACTGGATTGATGACGAAGTGGGCTTAGTATCAGAATTTGCATCCTACAAAGATATTAAAGACATCGAGGTAGACTATTCCGACGATAAGCTTGAAGTCACCACTATAAAAATAGTACGAGAAGACGACAGCGATTTCTTACTCTATGTTTACTCTTCAACAGGTAAAGATAACTTATTTATTGACGCATTAATGAGCAACTGGAAGACAAAGAAAGGCAACAAAACTTAA
- a CDS encoding outer membrane beta-barrel protein — protein sequence MKTLLNKTFTTLFAFTALSSFDVLADVEIGLTLGTSKPKNYDQCACATDGAVTDIEAEVDIDLAIAQLRYVFDNGIFVEFRHGMGFSKSESKVTPRGGETTRGLDIELDGLTNASIGYRFFADQTLSPYVMLGTTTNIVLTAFMPDGPEFRRENYSNELSYGAGVNWNLSKDFMVGLEYFQYSNGDWGGTGEVDLSTWSASIAYRF from the coding sequence ATGAAAACTTTACTCAACAAAACATTTACTACGTTATTTGCTTTTACAGCGCTTTCTTCTTTTGATGTTCTAGCAGACGTAGAAATAGGGCTAACTTTAGGTACAAGCAAACCCAAGAATTACGATCAATGCGCATGCGCAACTGACGGAGCAGTAACCGATATTGAAGCAGAGGTAGATATCGATTTGGCGATAGCTCAATTGCGTTACGTTTTCGACAATGGCATTTTTGTCGAATTTCGTCATGGAATGGGATTTTCAAAGTCGGAAAGTAAAGTAACACCACGAGGTGGTGAAACAACAAGGGGCCTGGACATAGAACTTGATGGGTTAACTAACGCTTCCATTGGCTATCGATTCTTTGCTGATCAAACACTTTCGCCCTATGTAATGCTGGGCACAACTACAAATATTGTTTTAACAGCATTTATGCCTGATGGTCCTGAGTTTAGAAGGGAAAATTACAGTAATGAGCTCTCATATGGTGCAGGAGTAAACTGGAATTTATCTAAGGACTTCATGGTTGGACTTGAGTACTTCCAATATTCTAATGGAGATTGGGGCGGTACTGGTGAAGTTGATTTGTCGACTTGGTCGGCTTCAATAGCATACAGATTCTAA
- a CDS encoding DUF3718 domain-containing protein, whose amino-acid sequence MLKIVKTSLVIAASTLAFSNAAQANDINEALANICTIVQADDKGELRKKMRSVQSDFKLKLRDYYSGISCGGQSLIRTALSNNAVEVGTLLVKKMPSKDLQAPEADGKTLSAWIAEQGLQSSPISAELNERI is encoded by the coding sequence ATGTTGAAAATCGTTAAAACTTCTCTAGTAATTGCAGCATCTACTTTAGCTTTCTCTAACGCAGCGCAAGCTAACGACATTAACGAAGCATTAGCTAACATTTGTACTATCGTACAAGCAGATGACAAAGGTGAACTGCGCAAGAAAATGCGTAGTGTACAGTCGGATTTTAAATTGAAACTTCGCGATTACTATTCAGGCATTTCATGTGGTGGCCAAAGCCTTATTAGGACTGCGCTGTCAAACAATGCAGTTGAAGTAGGCACACTTCTCGTTAAGAAAATGCCGAGCAAAGATTTACAAGCGCCTGAAGCTGACGGCAAAACATTATCAGCCTGGATTGCTGAGCAAGGACTTCAGTCTTCGCCAATTTCAGCGGAACTGAACGAGCGTATCTAA